In a genomic window of Nocardia fluminea:
- a CDS encoding UvrD-helicase domain-containing protein, whose amino-acid sequence MTGTVSAPTAFDATGPLPQGTTVLEASAGTGKTHAIVGLAVRYVAEAGIAITELLLVTFSRAATQELRERTRDRFVTVATALAEPETARHHQDELVAAMADADPATVRLRRHRLLAALADFDAGTIATTHSFCQRMLDELGLAGEHDPGARLVESVDELVGTVADDLYLARYARDPAPFTLRDAHTLALAAVHDRHADLAPRTDGAAGERVAFATAVRAETERRKRRAGLRDFDDLLVLLHEVLADAEHGPRARARIRQRYRVALVDEFQDTDPLQWDILRLAFHQHATLVLVGDPKQAIYAFRGAEVLSYLDAVALADRRSELTRNWRSDAGLLRAIDHLCGGAELGHPEISVYPVTPTRPATRLHGAPDAISPLRLRVLPRTGAGPRNRSGFPSVGRQRAKVAGDLAADIVTLLESGTTIDAKPLRGGDHALSEVGDGRVRRPIGPGDIAVLVRTRSQIDVVRAALDRVGVASVLAGGTSVFATVAATDWLWVLRALEQPHRGDRVRLAACTPILGVTAAEIDSGGADLVGRISTQLRDAARLFARAGFAAVFDKLATETDLAPRLLAVDNGERELTDLRHIAQLLDEVALAEGLGLTALTRWLADRVREPEAGSVSGRSRRLDRDAAAVQIATVHASKGLEFPIVYLPFTWDSAKNPYPATLLFHDDNGTRVLDIGGKEAPGYGERQLRCEAEESGEELRLLYVALTRAMCQVVAWWAPAVTTGAAPLHRMMLGRRPGSAQVPRRAEIPADAAAAQRISEWAASAADVISVTVVDRPEDVAPRRVRTELPTGELAAAGFTRALDQHWRRTSYSALTAGSHDAPGVADEEPEDGPGPDDEPTEAPIDALTGSTAAPSLMNELPYGAEFGTLVHGVLETVDTSVPDLAAEVRQRCVEAVEHTMAELDVDLLATALLEVLRTPADFGSLAAVATRDRLNELEFELPLGGGDSPGPRWAGMHAIAALLRAHLPADDDLAGYADHVAALPDTVLRGYLTGSIDAVLRVPDATGELRYLIVDYKTNRLGTGDLTVEHYRRDHMVAEMIRSHYPLQALLYAVALHRYLRWRLPGYDPARHLGGARYLFVRGMIGAATPPGHGVFDWHPSAELVVALSDLLAGRS is encoded by the coding sequence GTGACGGGCACCGTATCGGCGCCGACCGCCTTCGACGCCACCGGACCGTTGCCGCAGGGCACCACCGTGCTCGAGGCCAGCGCGGGCACCGGCAAAACGCACGCGATCGTCGGGCTGGCAGTGCGCTATGTCGCCGAGGCGGGCATCGCGATCACCGAATTGCTCCTCGTCACCTTCAGCCGCGCCGCCACCCAGGAACTGCGCGAACGCACCAGGGATCGTTTCGTCACGGTGGCGACCGCCCTCGCGGAGCCCGAGACCGCACGCCACCATCAGGACGAACTCGTCGCCGCGATGGCCGACGCCGACCCCGCGACCGTGCGCTTGCGCAGGCACCGATTGCTCGCCGCCCTGGCCGATTTCGACGCGGGCACCATCGCCACCACCCACTCGTTCTGCCAGCGGATGCTCGACGAACTCGGTCTGGCCGGTGAGCACGATCCCGGCGCCCGGCTGGTCGAATCGGTGGACGAACTCGTCGGTACCGTCGCCGACGATCTGTATCTGGCCCGCTACGCCCGCGACCCGGCCCCGTTCACCTTGCGTGATGCCCACACCCTCGCGCTGGCCGCGGTCCACGACCGCCATGCCGACCTGGCCCCACGGACCGACGGGGCGGCGGGCGAGCGCGTGGCCTTCGCGACCGCCGTGCGCGCCGAGACCGAACGCCGCAAACGCCGTGCGGGACTGCGTGATTTCGACGATCTGCTGGTGCTGCTGCACGAGGTGCTGGCCGACGCCGAACACGGACCACGCGCCCGCGCGCGGATCCGGCAGCGCTACCGGGTCGCGCTCGTCGACGAGTTCCAGGACACCGATCCGCTGCAGTGGGACATCCTGCGCCTGGCCTTCCACCAGCACGCCACCCTCGTCCTGGTCGGCGACCCGAAGCAGGCCATCTACGCCTTCCGCGGCGCCGAAGTGCTCAGTTACCTCGACGCCGTGGCACTGGCCGATCGACGCAGCGAGCTCACCCGCAACTGGCGCAGCGACGCCGGGCTGCTGCGCGCCATCGACCACCTCTGTGGCGGTGCGGAACTGGGTCACCCCGAGATCAGCGTGTACCCGGTCACGCCGACCCGGCCCGCGACCCGCCTGCACGGTGCGCCGGACGCGATCAGTCCGTTGCGACTGCGGGTGCTGCCCCGGACCGGGGCGGGCCCGCGGAACCGGTCGGGGTTCCCGTCGGTGGGCAGGCAGCGGGCCAAGGTCGCCGGCGATCTGGCCGCCGATATCGTCACCCTGCTCGAATCCGGCACCACCATCGACGCCAAACCCCTCCGCGGCGGGGATCACGCGCTCAGCGAGGTCGGTGACGGCCGGGTGCGCAGGCCGATCGGGCCCGGTGACATCGCCGTACTGGTGCGCACCCGTTCCCAGATCGATGTGGTGCGTGCCGCGCTGGACCGGGTCGGGGTCGCCTCCGTCCTGGCCGGCGGCACCAGCGTCTTCGCCACCGTCGCCGCGACCGATTGGCTGTGGGTGTTGCGGGCCTTGGAGCAACCACACCGCGGCGACCGGGTGCGTCTGGCCGCGTGCACGCCGATCCTCGGGGTGACCGCCGCCGAGATCGACTCGGGCGGTGCGGATCTCGTCGGCCGGATCTCCACCCAGTTGCGCGACGCCGCGCGCTTGTTCGCGCGCGCCGGATTCGCCGCCGTGTTCGACAAGCTCGCCACCGAGACCGACCTCGCGCCTCGCCTGCTGGCGGTGGACAACGGTGAACGCGAACTGACCGACCTGCGCCACATCGCGCAACTGCTCGACGAGGTGGCGCTGGCCGAAGGCCTCGGGCTCACCGCGCTCACCCGCTGGCTCGCCGATCGTGTGCGCGAACCGGAAGCCGGTAGCGTCAGCGGTCGCAGTCGCCGGCTCGACCGCGACGCGGCGGCCGTGCAGATCGCCACCGTGCACGCCAGCAAAGGCCTCGAATTCCCGATCGTGTATCTCCCTTTCACCTGGGACAGCGCCAAGAATCCGTATCCGGCGACGCTGCTGTTCCACGACGACAACGGCACCAGGGTTCTCGATATCGGCGGCAAGGAGGCGCCCGGTTACGGTGAGCGTCAGTTGCGGTGTGAGGCCGAGGAATCGGGGGAGGAACTGCGACTGTTGTATGTGGCGCTGACCCGCGCGATGTGCCAGGTCGTCGCGTGGTGGGCACCCGCGGTGACCACCGGCGCCGCCCCGCTGCACCGGATGATGCTGGGCAGGCGGCCGGGCTCGGCCCAGGTACCGCGCCGGGCCGAGATTCCCGCCGACGCCGCCGCGGCGCAACGGATCTCCGAGTGGGCGGCTTCCGCCGCCGACGTGATCTCGGTGACGGTCGTCGACCGTCCCGAGGACGTGGCGCCGCGACGGGTGCGCACCGAGCTACCGACCGGTGAGCTGGCGGCCGCGGGGTTCACCCGCGCGCTCGACCAGCACTGGCGGCGCACCTCGTATTCGGCGCTCACCGCGGGATCCCACGATGCCCCGGGCGTGGCGGACGAGGAACCCGAGGACGGTCCCGGCCCCGACGACGAGCCGACCGAGGCACCGATCGACGCATTGACCGGCAGCACGGCTGCCCCGTCGCTGATGAACGAGCTGCCCTATGGCGCCGAGTTCGGCACGCTGGTCCACGGCGTGCTCGAAACGGTCGACACCTCGGTGCCCGATCTCGCCGCCGAGGTCCGTCAGCGCTGCGTCGAGGCGGTCGAGCACACGATGGCCGAGCTCGATGTCGACCTGCTCGCGACAGCGCTGCTCGAGGTGCTGCGTACCCCGGCCGATTTCGGGTCCCTGGCCGCTGTCGCGACCCGTGACCGGCTCAACGAACTGGAATTCGAGCTGCCGCTCGGCGGTGGCGATTCGCCCGGACCGCGCTGGGCAGGGATGCACGCCATCGCCGCGTTGCTGCGCGCACACCTGCCCGCCGACGACGACCTCGCCGGGTACGCCGATCACGTTGCCGCACTGCCGGATACGGTGCTGCGCGGCTACCTCACCGGCAGCATCGACGCGGTGCTGCGCGTGCCCGACGCGACGGGCGAGCTGCGCTATCTCATCGTCGACTACAAGACCAACCGGCTCGGCACCGGCGACCTCACCGTCGAGCACTACCGCCGCGACCACATGGTCGCGGAGATGATCCGCTCGCACTACCCGCTCCAAGCGCTGCTGTACGCCGTGGCGCTGCACCGGTATCTGCGCTGGCGGCTGCCCGGCTACGACCCGGCTCGCCACCTCGGCGGCGCCAGGTATCTGTTCGTGCGCGGCATGATCGGCGCGGCGACCCCACCGGGACACGGCGTGTTCGATTGGCACCCGTCCGCGGAACTCGTTGTGGCACTGTCGGACCTACTCGCGGGGCGATCATGA
- the recD gene encoding exodeoxyribonuclease V subunit alpha — translation MTSIQVAQRGTGLLRVFNEAGVLSAADVHVAVRLGRLGREDSEDVLFAAALAVRAVRSGSVCLELARMREIGIDADETRDGATGIDPATLPWPDTDRVLTALRRSPLIRGGQSGPLRPLRMVEADADGGALLYLDRYYQQEQTLRRVLTERSTDHPVVETELVRAQLDRLFADPLGDGPDRQRLAAALAATHWTTVVAGGPGTGKTHTIARILALLTAHRAASPKLPALRIALAAPTGKAAARLQEAVREQAAVLGLPELTASTLHRLLGWQRGRTTRFRHHEHNRLPYDVVVVDETSMVSLTMMSHLFSALRPDTRLVLVGDPDQLASVDAGAVLADLVAGPVSAAPNPALGKVLGLDAGGPVLGGAQHSLTALEQRRLQGGIVRLTRGRRFGGHIADLAVAVRAGDADAALAILRAGGDDVSLCGPDDVRAVRADVTTAALAVTAAAESGDAIGALTALESHRLLCAHRQGPFGVERWDRMAAEWAAAGGAGPEGPQSVWYPGQPLLVTANDHEARIYNGDTGVIIRRPDGSLRAALQRGSEPYLVHPTQFPAVVTVFAMTIHRSQGSQYDTVSVVLPEPESTLLTRELLYTAITRARSHVRVIGTEDSVRAAIGRRVLRASGLSRTVAPPA, via the coding sequence ATGACGTCGATCCAGGTGGCGCAGCGGGGGACCGGACTGCTGCGGGTGTTCAACGAAGCCGGGGTGCTGTCCGCGGCCGACGTGCACGTGGCGGTCCGGCTGGGCCGCTTGGGGCGTGAGGACAGCGAGGACGTGCTGTTCGCGGCGGCGCTGGCCGTGCGCGCGGTGCGGTCGGGTTCGGTGTGTCTCGAGCTCGCCAGGATGCGCGAGATCGGCATCGACGCCGACGAAACCCGCGACGGCGCCACGGGCATCGATCCCGCGACTTTGCCGTGGCCGGACACCGATCGGGTACTCACGGCCCTGCGTCGTAGCCCGCTCATCCGCGGTGGGCAGTCCGGTCCGCTGCGACCGTTGCGGATGGTCGAAGCCGACGCCGACGGTGGCGCGCTGCTCTACCTCGACCGGTACTACCAGCAGGAACAGACGCTGCGGCGTGTGCTCACCGAACGCAGCACCGACCACCCCGTCGTGGAGACCGAACTCGTGCGCGCACAACTGGATCGGCTCTTCGCCGACCCGCTCGGTGACGGCCCCGACCGGCAGCGCCTGGCCGCCGCCCTCGCCGCGACCCACTGGACCACCGTCGTCGCCGGTGGTCCCGGCACCGGCAAGACCCACACCATCGCCCGCATCCTGGCCCTGCTCACCGCCCACCGGGCCGCGTCGCCGAAGTTGCCCGCCTTGCGGATCGCGCTCGCCGCTCCCACCGGTAAGGCGGCGGCCCGCCTGCAGGAAGCGGTGCGCGAGCAAGCCGCCGTCCTCGGCCTGCCCGAACTCACCGCCTCGACCCTGCATCGTCTGCTGGGCTGGCAACGCGGCCGCACCACCCGATTCCGCCACCACGAGCACAACCGTCTGCCCTACGACGTCGTCGTGGTCGACGAGACGTCCATGGTGTCGCTGACGATGATGAGCCATCTCTTCTCCGCTCTGCGCCCCGACACCCGCCTGGTCCTCGTCGGTGACCCCGACCAGCTCGCCTCCGTCGACGCGGGCGCCGTTCTGGCCGACCTCGTGGCCGGGCCGGTGAGTGCCGCGCCCAATCCTGCGTTGGGCAAGGTGCTCGGCCTCGATGCCGGCGGCCCTGTGCTCGGCGGCGCGCAACATTCGCTCACGGCGCTCGAGCAGCGGCGATTGCAGGGCGGGATCGTCCGGTTGACCAGGGGAAGGCGATTCGGCGGCCACATCGCCGACCTGGCGGTCGCCGTTCGCGCCGGTGACGCCGATGCGGCGCTGGCCATTCTGCGTGCGGGCGGCGACGACGTGTCGCTGTGCGGCCCCGACGATGTCCGCGCCGTGCGGGCGGACGTGACGACCGCTGCCCTCGCCGTCACCGCCGCCGCCGAGTCCGGTGACGCGATCGGCGCGCTGACCGCGCTCGAGTCACACCGCCTGCTCTGTGCCCACCGGCAGGGCCCCTTCGGCGTGGAGCGCTGGGACCGCATGGCAGCCGAATGGGCCGCCGCCGGGGGCGCGGGACCCGAAGGGCCGCAGTCGGTCTGGTACCCCGGCCAGCCGCTGCTGGTCACCGCCAACGATCACGAGGCCCGCATCTACAACGGTGACACCGGCGTCATCATCCGCCGCCCCGACGGTTCACTGCGCGCCGCCCTCCAGCGCGGCAGCGAGCCCTATCTGGTCCACCCCACCCAGTTCCCGGCTGTCGTCACGGTTTTCGCCATGACCATCCACCGCAGCCAGGGCAGTCAGTACGACACCGTGTCGGTCGTCCTGCCCGAGCCCGAGTCCACCCTGCTCACCAGGGAACTGCTCTACACGGCCATCACCAGGGCGCGCTCGCACGTCCGCGTCATCGGCACCGAGGACTCCGTCCGCGCCGCGATCGGCCGCCGCGTCCTGCGGGCCAGCGGCCTGTCCCGCACTGTCGCGCCGCCGGCGTAG